AAGATATGACTCCAAAAAACTATTCATACAATGCTTATACTACCAAGCACATGGACAAGtcaaattacaataaaaaccCCAACAGAAACCTTTGCAATAGACACAGAATAATCACATATCTCATTAATCTGCAAAATATTGACTGCAAGATAGAAAAGCTGCAGAAAACAAGCTACATAAAGCATATAACAAATCCACTTTCAAAACCAAGACATACACGTACACAATAACTTCTGATCATTCTCTGCACCAACTCATCAAGTCCAGAAATGGACGATAAGATTCCCAAAACATAAACTAGCCAGAAACATTTTCACCATACAAATCAAAAACCACataggaaaattaaaacaagCAAAATGGCACCACCAAATCTAAATCCTCAGCATAACAGATAACTCTCTAGAGAATATATAACGCACTACACAATAACTCTTTATCAATACCTGCTCTAGAAACCCAGGCTGAATCAGCCTTTTCAAAGAAGGAGAAAGCTGAATTATTAGCCACCACCTTCCAAATATACCAAGTATTCCCACACCAACTACTAGCAACACAAATTCAAAATGCAATACACCCTGTCAACTACAACTATATAACCCCAGTAATAGTTAAAAACACGTGAATATAAACACATAAAACACATGAAAGGATTAACACGCAGGACATTAAGCAATAATCATAACAATCCactaataaacaaaatagtacgatacaatataaacgaaattccattaagaaataagaaaactaACCAAAATTATCCAAAACCTTAGCCCCATTACAATAACCATTATGCTTATGgattttgaaacttttatccTATCACTActgaaatgaaaacaaaataaaccaTCAATCAACAATGTACCTAACCAATAAATTACAGGTTTAGAGCGCGCATTAAGGCACACAACAGCCTCAGGTACCACATAAAAGCCACacggtgaaaaataaaaaaaatttttttaatgttaaaagaaagagattttGAATTGTCAGATGGCAGTAGAAGCGCATTAAATATAGGGAGGAGTTAAAAAGCCGAGTGTTTCTAAGGTGCTGCATTCTGATTGGTGCGCTGCTGTTGGTCCAGCTCCTAATAAATATGATGAACCGGCCTGTGCAGTTCATTCACAGTAATACTTCGAGCGAGGAAGGTTCTATTCAGTCGTTTGTCTTCATTTTAGTATAAATCTAAAATGTCCAGTCGTGGAAAAGGAGGGAAAACAAAGGCGAAGGGAAAGTCATCCCGTTCGTTCAAAGCGGGACTCCAATTTCCTGTTAGTCGTATCCATAGACTTCTGAGGAAAGGTAATTACGCCGAACGCGTAGGATCCGGTGCTCCTGTCTACCTGGCTGCAGTTATGGAATATTTGGCTGCTGAAGTTCTGGAATTGACTGGAAATGCAGCACGAGACAATAAAAAATCCAGAATCATACCCAGACACGTTCAACTCGCCATCCGTAATGACGAGGAATTGAACAAATTACTATGTGGAGTCACCATCACTCAAGGAGGTGTTTTGCCAAACATTCAAGCGGCACTTTTGCCAAGAAAAACGGAGAAGAAGGCATAAAGAACAATGTATCCACGAAATGGTCCTTTTAAGGGCCGCAAATTATCTTCAAGACAAAGGATCTTTTCGGATtttgctttcttcttttaatcctTCGGATTTACACAATTGCCACAATAATCATCGACAACCCACGTtactaaattttgtaaaatgattaaaataagaaatttcatcgaaaattttcaaatttattagggtcataaaatatttggacaTATTTCTGTAGCTATATATAGCctattattttagaatatcctatatatataaatattgtagatTGAACCTTTGGAGAGTTGCCTGGTAAGGCTCATTATCTGATAGACCAATATATCTTGGATGTTTTTAATGTCCGTCGTAAAATCGAACGGATAGCTGTGTTTCATCTGGTACACAAAAGGCCCCCAAAGGGTGctataagttataacaaaGGACATGAGTACTATGCGCCGTGCTACAGGCCCTCATAATCctattagaaaattgttcgtattattaacagaaaaatatttcatcattcttttacatattattattacgttatatcattatataataaaaattatgtactATTTATTACCCGAATTTAAAATCttaaagtattttatcttAAAGTAAAAGTACAATCATTTATGATCAATGTGATAATAAACTTGTAAAAAATGCAGATGAAGTTGACAGTGATTTGGAATTGGAACTTTTTGACTTAAAGttcgaaatgaattattatttatgaagtttTGAAACAAGTGCATCCAGATACTGGTATTTCTAGTAATGCCATGAGTATCAtgaacaattttgtaaatgatgTTTTTGAACGCATTGCCGTAGAAGCATCTCGCTTGGCGCACTACAATAAACGATCGACAAAAAATCCAAACAGCAGTACGTTGGCTTCCTCCTGGAGAGTTGGTTAAGCACGCGGTTAGTGAAGGAACTAACACCGTTACGAAATGCACTAGCtcaaaataaacaaatgattACCTCAACTACTGGACCTTTTTAGGGCCACAAGTGTTTAACTCACGGGAACTTATCCTCttctaaatttttcgttcatatgtatttttaccaTTTCATAACCCACTCACAAATTATTACTGGATTCATTCAGAGAATGAGCCTTAATGAAGAAatcttttaagaaatttagttCGAAAGCATGTACAggatacacgtatatatatatatatatataccagttttaatattaattaaaataaattcttaatgttttatatgcgaaaaatgtatatacgtCAAGTAACATGTTAAAGTCGCATAATTGTACACAAAGATAATTTATGACTTTTTGATTAGTGATTAGTATTAGTGGTGATTAGATTTTGATTAGTGATAGCACTAGAgattaatgatatttcatttaaatgaaattgaaaatattaaccaTTTCAAGTagtttaataaattagaaaatggaaagTCAATATCAAAAATGTTTACACGGTCCTGGTCAAGATTTTATATCcttatgttaattatatttcgatcTTGCTATACCGTAAATTAGTATTATAGAGGTCTAAGAAATCGCAAGTATTTCTTTCTCCATTGATAATACCCGatacgaaatatcgaatttctaaaacgaattgtaaatgaaataaacatatTGGTTGTCATTCTACAAAGCTGCTTACAAGAATTATTGGGATTAATGATACAACGCCacattattattagaaatttcgaaaaagtaagaatttttgtacttgaaactataattttcaaattaaaatcataGTTCTtcagtaatttgtaattaaaattcgagGTGATTTAATATCAAcgtcaaataatataaattttcaaatttatgcgAGAATACGCAATATGAGGATAGATTTGGACAATTTAAAACTGATGACTAGgttatgttttttttattgtcgtgtaaaaaaataaaaaagatgaaaatgaataCTGTTGAAGTTGTCTTAAGAGTTGTTCCTTATCAAACATGAATTTGTGGCCCTGAAAAGGgccatttatttttagaatagaatttgaacattaagcaattatttttttgctGCCGATTTCACCGTTCTAGAAGCCGCGGCTTTCTTCGGTTTTGGGGTTTTTGTCTTAGCTGCTGGTGCTTTAGTTGTCTTTTTGCTCTTTGATATAGCCTTAGATTCAGTTACAGATTTAACTTTTTCAACTTTCTCAGATTTCTGAGCTGCTTTGACAGTAGATTTTTTCACAGCTGTCGATTTCTTAGCATCTTCGGCCTTCTTTGGGGGATTCGACTTCTTCGGCGACACAGGTTTTCGAATTGGCGACGTTTTCTTCTCTACGGATTTCTTGGGTTTCTTCAGTTTCGATACTTTGACAGTTCGATGTATCTTCTTCGACTCAGAGCTCTTAATTGTAGACAGTTTAAATGATCCAGAAGCACCTTTACCTTTTGTCTGAACAACAGCGCCAGAGGTAACGGCCGActtcaaatatcttttaataaatggTGCCAATTTCTCTCCATCAACCTTGTACGTCGAtgcaatatatttcttaattgcTTGAAGAGATGATCCTTTACGATCCTTTAGTTCCTTAATGGCAGCGTTTACCATTTCAGAAGTTGGTGGGTGCGAAGATTTTGGCCGCTGCGATTTTGTAGATTTCGGCTTCGCTGTCTTCTTCACTGAACTGGTGTTTTCCGCACTTTCCACAGAGCTATTCCCAGCTTTGTCCtccatttttcaattataactACAAATAATCTCCTtgagaaacgaaatgaaacgaaatgtttCTCAGCAGCAGATAACGAGCGTAGTTAACACGTATACCGACAATGCCTACTGACGCATACTACCCCTGTATACGTTTGTGACTGCCGACCATAGAGAGTAGCCTACTGAATATGTTGAGCGTTGAGTTTCTCGAAAAACGGTGAAGCGGTAAATAATCGGTTAAATTAATgcatgattatttaaaataatgcaTCGATCGAGGTACAAGAAATGCATGAGTAAATTGTCACGTGTATCAGGTTTTATTCAGcagcttttattttttgctaaatattatttactttcataCACAGCCTGATTTTCGAACGAGTGTCTCTTCACGGCATCAGGATAGCTTGTggaaaaacaataaaaattctttaattattgcaaaattatccggtaattttaattgttaatcaTTCTAGTAGAACCAACGCTGCTGATTATCAAACATTTTCCGcgaaaattcgattaataGTTGTGAAATTACAAGTTTAAAATAGACACTACCGAAATGCATCGTCTTCAAGAGAATGGACGACGAAGCCTGTCTTGATGTTTTATAACTCAATGATCTATGGTATAAAAttgatgtaattttatatgaatcGTACATTGATACCATGGAATAATGGTAAAgtggaaaaaatttataagaaaattaattgagaAAAGACCGATTCAATACATTTGTTTCGAATGTGATGCACAAAAGTCATAACCTCattagtatataaaaaaacGAGTTATTTAATACCATTCATGCAGTATCAAGTctgattttcgtttttttgCTAGAAtcaaaattgtgaaaaaaaaaaaatattaaattcagcCAGGTAAagttattgttaaaaaaagaaatttcataaaaaggAAAGCAATATACATATCGATGATGTGATGATAACACGAGGTTTGGTATTGCAtgtatgaacaatttttattcttataaaaatcgCATTAGCTATTTAGAGTCTTAAAACACTTAAATGCGACATACCAGTTTCTAGAAAACAATCGTTTtcaatatataacaatataaatcaTGTGATGCAGACATAAAGATTGCATTATAAGATGGATACTAAGCATCTATTACGTGTAAAAAAATGGTTTCACGtcttattataacaaaattttcaatttctcttatataaattgtaatatatatgattTCTATGATGTTTACAGTTATAATGTAggtatataacataattattttaacacaaaagtgattgaaaattatcaaaacaTCTATTTATTTGAGATGAGAGTGTTGCTTAGTCGTTTAAAGTAGACatcttgttttaaatataatcttttatagTCATAAAGTAACATAATCCTTTATTAAGACAGCAAAATATCCTATTTATCCAATTATTGGCGTGTCAcagtattttgtaaaacaataatcagataacatatagaatttatttcgttattttttagccTTCGTCTCTTAAATTCagtttttttctcttaatgtatatatgttcaaattagaagaaaagatctgcattttttatcatataattaatCAAGTACTATTTACacatgtgtatacatatatatataaacataataaattatatgttcagaaatgaagttataaataaaagtacgatatttttacataGGGTGCGCCAGCAGTTTaagaaatttcaacaattttagCTGCTTtgttacgaaataatattatttgacgAAATTATTCATCAAATAACATAtggtattttttaatcattgaaAACTTCGAAAAGAGTACTTTCATTTAGCGATAGCAACCCTAactttgaagaaattatttatacttaaGTTACACAACTtagaatatgtatacatatgcttaaagataaataatggtccattattttaatttaaggTAGGCACAGTAATAGAACAGTTTATGTTAATACAGCAAGCTTTAacttaaaattgtttacatttaattatattttattgaaaaattgataaaaataaaattatatctaatacACATATTAATTTGGTTAATCTTTTTGTAACTAAATTGCAATacatttttactaaattttcaCATTGAGGTTATGTCTTGACTGCATAAAAATTGCATTGAGTTTGGGTTTGAATACAATTCTttgaatacatacatatatatttataataatttgcatttcAATGAATTCATTATATAATGTGAACATAAACTTGCAATATATGTTTTACTTGCATATCATGTGACCattgtttaatttacaaaaaaatatgtacaagtGAATTTATTGCCCTTTTACATTTAAGATTACATTTACGTAATTGAACGTGAAAgtgaatttgaaataaataaagattaacAGGATAGATTAGTGGAAGCATGGGTATCCTATGTAAGCGCGCGAAAATTTATGAGAACAGTGCGGTAATAGTAGTGACAAAACGTTTTGCAGCGGTCGGTCTCTTTGGGTGGGGAAAATCAATAAGAAAACCGAGGTTAAATCACGAGTATGGCTCATTAACGTTTAACGAATAAATCTTGtagtgatattttttaatatcgcgaTATACATATGAATGTGTCTGTGTTTGTGAAATCTTTACACTGACGCTTTCAAAATGTGGCGTCTCTTGATGGACACGGAATTTGACTGAATATAGTGCGTACTCGGTTATCTTTAACAGCTGTGTTCAATAAGaggaaaatgttaaaaaactATGAAATTGATGCTTCTTGACATTTAATTTGAGGAACGAGATATCGAGTTGCGCTTAACAATGTTAATACTtcgagaaattttgttaatttactttACATTGTGTATCATATCACAAATCAACTATGTTAAAAGTACACATATTTCGGGTA
The nucleotide sequence above comes from Bombus pyrosoma isolate SC7728 linkage group LG1, ASM1482585v1, whole genome shotgun sequence. Encoded proteins:
- the LOC122569233 gene encoding histone H2A-like → MSSRGKGGKTKAKGKSSRSFKAGLQFPVSRIHRLLRKGNYAERVGSGAPVYLAAVMEYLAAEVLELTGNAARDNKKSRIIPRHVQLAIRNDEELNKLLCGVTITQGGVLPNIQAALLPRKTEKKA
- the LOC122569219 gene encoding histone H1A, sperm-like produces the protein MEDKAGNSSVESAENTSSVKKTAKPKSTKSQRPKSSHPPTSEMVNAAIKELKDRKGSSLQAIKKYIASTYKVDGEKLAPFIKRYLKSAVTSGAVVQTKGKGASGSFKLSTIKSSESKKIHRTVKVSKLKKPKKSVEKKTSPIRKPVSPKKSNPPKKAEDAKKSTAVKKSTVKAAQKSEKVEKVKSVTESKAISKSKKTTKAPAAKTKTPKPKKAAASRTVKSAAKK